A DNA window from Brassica napus cultivar Da-Ae chromosome C1, Da-Ae, whole genome shotgun sequence contains the following coding sequences:
- the LOC106368752 gene encoding myosin-15 isoform X2, which produces MDTNLRKGDKVWVEDKDLAWIPGEVLDSSGSKVHVETSTGKKVSVATEKLFRRDPDDEEHNGVDDMTKLTYLHEPGVLSNLQRRYALNDIYTYTGSILIAVNPFKKLPHLYNAYMMEQYKGAPFGELSPHVFAVSEVAYRAMIDDSRSQSILVSGESGAGKTETTKLIMQYLTFVGGRAAVDDRSVEQQVLESNPLLEAFGNAKTVRNDNSSRFGKFVEIQFDANGRISGAAIRTYLLERSRVVRITDPERNYHCFYQLCASGNDADKYKLSNPRQFHYLNQSKTYELEGVSNAEEYKNTRRAMDIVGISHDEQEGIFRTLAAILHLGNVEFSPGKEHDSSVVKDQESRIHLEMAADLFKCDPNLLLASLCTRSILTREGPIIKALDCNAAVTSRDALAKTVYARLFDWLVDKINRSVGQDPNSRFKIGVLDIYGFECFKSNSFEQFCINFANEKLQQHFNEHVFKMEQDEYRKEEINWSYIEFVDNQDVLDLIEKKPIGVIALLDEACMFPRSTHESFSMKLFHNCKTHPRLEKPKFSETDFTLSHYAGKVTYQTETFLDKNRDYAIVEHCNLLSSSKCPFVAGLFPSVPEESTRSSYKFSSVSSRFKQQLQALMETLNETEPHYVRCVKPNSLNRPQKFENPSVLHQLRCGGVLEAVRISLAGYPTRRYYSDFLDRFGLLAPEFIHESDEQALTEKILRKLGLGNYQLGKTKVFLRAGQIGILDSRRAEVLDASARLIQRRLRTFVTHQNFISGRASAISIQAYCRGCLSRNAYATRRNAAAAVLVQKHARRWLSRCAFVKFVSAALVIQSYIRADSARLKFAHQKQQRAASVIQARWRMHKFRSAFRHRQSSIIAIQCCWRRKLAKREFRKLKQAANETGALRLAKTKLEKRLEDLEWRLQLEKRLRTSGEEAKSGEVSKLQKTLESFSLKLDAAKLATINECNKNAVLQKQLDISIKEKAAVVKELNGMVELEKENTSLKNSMSSLEKKNLALEKELLSAKTDFNNTLLKLKEAEKRCSELQTSVQSLEEKLSRLENENHVLRQNTLSLSPKRIGQRVGEKHFNAIVPAQNDRRSVFATPTPSKHIMPISHSLSEPRRSKFTAERNLENYELLSRCIKENLGFNDDKPLAACVIYKCLLHWHAFESESTAIFNIIIEGINEALKGGDENSVLPYWLSNSSALLCLLQRNLRSNSFLNASAQRSGRAAYGVKTPFKLHGPDDGAWQIEARYPAILFKQQLTACVEKIYGLIRDNLKKELSPLLGLCIQAPKASRGTAGKPSRSPGVAPQQSPSTQWENILKFLDSLMSRLRQNHVPSFFIRKLVTQVFSFINLSLFNSLLLRRECCTFSNGEYVKSGIAELEKWIASVKEEFAGTSWHELNYIRQAVGFLVIHQKRKKSLEEIRQDLCPALTIRQIYRISTMYWDDKYGTQSVSSEVVSQMRVLVDKDSQKLTSNSFLLDDDMSIPFSAEDIDKAIPVLDPSEIEPPKFVSEYTCAQSLVKNASAATASQ; this is translated from the exons ATGGATACGAATCTGCGGAAGGGCGATAAGGTCTGGGTTGAGGATAAGGATTTGGCTTGGATTCCCGGCGAGGTGCTCGATTCTTCTGGTAGCAAGGTCCATGTCGAGACTTCTACGGGGAAGAag GTTTCCGTCGCTACGGAGAAGCTCTTTCGGAGGGATCCTGACGATGAGGAGCATAATGGAGTGGATGATATGACCAAGCTGACTTACTTGCACGAGCCTGGTGTGCTTTCCAATTTACAGAGGAGATACGCTTTGAATGATATATAC ACATACACTGGAAGCATTCTGATCGCTGTTAATCCATTTAAGAAGCTTCCACATCTCTACAATGCGTACATGATGGAACAGTACAAGGGAGCACCATTCGGTGAGCTGAGTCCTCATGTTTTTGCAGTTTCTGAAGTTGCATACAG AGCAATGATTGACGACAGTCGAAGTCAGTCTATCCTCGTCAGCGGTGAAAGTGGAGCTGGCAAAACTGAGACAACGAAACTAATCATGCAGTATCTTACATTTGTTGGGGGACGTGCAGCTGTAGATGATAGAAGTGTTGAGCAGCAAGTCCTTGAA TCAAATCCACTCTTGGAAGCATTTGGCAATGCGAAAACAGTTAGAAACGATAATTCCAG CCGTTTTGGCAAGTTTGTCGAAATCCAATTTGACGCAAATGGTCGAATATCTGGTGCTGCAATCAGAACCTACCTTCTGGAGAGATCACGTGTAGTCCGGATAACAGACCCTGAGAGGAACTATCATTGTTTTTATCAGCTGTGCGCTTCCGGGAAT GACGCTGATAAATATAAACTAAGCAATCCACGTCAATTTCATTATCTAAATCAAAGCAAGACATATGAACTGGAGGGAGTAAGCAACGCAGAAGAGTATAAGAATACAAGGAGGGCCATGGATATTGTGGGCATAAGTCACGATGAGCAG GAAGGGATATTCCGCACGCTTGCTGCAATTTTGCATCTTGGAAATGTTGAATTTTCCCCAGGAAAAGAACACGATTCTTCTGTAGTAAAGGATCAGGAATCTAGAATTCATCTGGAGATGGCTGCTGATCTTTTCAA GTGTGATCCAAATCTTTTGTTGGCTTCGCTCTGCACACGTTCAATTCTGACCCGTGAAGGTCCCATAATCAAAGCACTCGACTGTAATGCTGCTGTTACTAGCCGGGATGCACTCGCGAAGACTGTTTACGCCCGTCTGTTTGACTG GTTGGTTGACAAGATTAATAGGTCTGTTGGTCAAGATCCAAACTCACGTTTTAAAATTGGAGTCCTGGACATTTATGGCTTTGAATGCTTTAAGAGTAACAG TTTTGAACAATTTTGCATCAATTTTGCAAATGAAAAGCTTCAGCAACATTTCAATGAG CATGTATTCAAGATGGAGCAGGATGAGTACAGAAAAGAAGAGATTAATTGGAGTTATATCGAATTTGTTGACAACCAGGATGTCTTGGACCTTATAGAGAAG AAACCTATTGGGGTAATTGCACTCTTGGATGAAGCTTG CATGTTTCCTAGATCAACTCATGAGTCATTTTCaatgaagctgttccacaactgtAAAACTCATCCTAGATTGGAGAAGCCAAAATTTTCAGAGACGGACTTTACTCTCTCTCATTATGCTGGCAAG GTTACTTACCAGACTGAAACGTTTTTGGATAAAAACCGTGATTATGCTATAGTGGAGCATTGCAATCTGTTGTCTTCCTCCAAATGCCCCTTTGTTGCTGGACTTTTTCCGTCAGTGCCAGAGGAGTCTACCAGGTCTTCTTACAAATTTTCTTCTGTGTCTTCCAGATTTAAG CAACAACTTCAAGCTCTCATGGAAACTCTCAACGAAACGGAGCCTCACTATGTTCGTTGTGTGAAGCCAAATTCACTCAACAGACCTCAGAAGTTTGAGAATCCTAGTGTTTTACATCAACTTCGTTGTGGG GGTGTACTGGAAGCTGTTCGGATTAGTCTTGCAGGGTATCCCACACGAAGGTATTATTCAGACTTCTTGGATCGGTTTGGTCTGCTAGCTCCAGAGTTCATACATGAGAG TGATGAGCAGGCACTGACCGAGAAAATCTTGAGGAAATTAGGTCTTGGGAATTATCAG CTTGGAAAGACAAAAGTGTTCCTTAGAGCTGGTCAAATTGGCATTTTGGACTCTAGGCGGGCTGAAGTTCTTGATGCTTCTGCAAGACTCATTCAGCGAAGATTGAGAACATTTGTCACGCATCAGAACTTCATCTCCGGGCGGGCCTCTGCAATTTCTATTCAAGCGTACTGTAGAG GATGCCTGTCTCGAAATGCTTACGCGACTAGAAGGAATGCAGCGGCAGCAGTTTTGGTACAAAAGCATGCGCGCAGGTGGCTGTCAAGATGTGCATTTGTGAAATTTGTATCGGCGGCCTTAGTAATACAGTCTTACATCCGTGCTGACTCGGCTCGTTTGAAGTTTGCACATCAGAAACAACAGAGAGCTGCTTCTGTCATTCAG GCTCGTTGGAGAATGCATAAGTTTCGGTCAGCATTCAGGCATCGTCAATCTTCTATTATTGCCATTCAGTGTTGTTGGCGGCGGAAGCTTGCAAAGAGAGAGTTTAGAAAACTTAAACAG GCCGCTAATGAAACAGGTGCTTTGCGATTAGCTAAAACTAAACTTGAGAAGCGGTTAGAAGATCTTGAATGGCGGTTGCAGCTTGAGAAACGATTGCGA ACAAGTGGTGAGGAGGCCAAGTCAGGTGAAGTATCCAAGCTTCAAAAAACATTGGAATCTTTCAGCCTCAAGCTAGATGCAGCTAAGCTGGCTACCATTAATGAATGCAATAAGAATGCAGTACTTCAAAAGCAACTAGACATATCCATAAAGGAGAAGGCTGCTGTTGTAAAAGAACTTAATGGAATGGTTGAACTGGAAAAAGAGAACACTTCGCTGAAG AATTCGATGAGTTCCTTGGAAAAGAAGAATCTGGCTCTGGAGAAGGAGCTTCTGAGTGCTAAAACCGATTTCAACAACACACTACTGAAGTTGAAAGAAGCTGAAAAAAGATGTTCTGAACTCCAGACGAGTGTTCAAAG TCTCGAGGAGAAACTCTCTCGCTTGGAGAACGAGAACCATGTCTTGAGGCAGAACACGTTAAGTTTATCCCCAAAGAGAATAGGACAGAGAGTTGGTGAG AAGCACTTTAATGCTATTGTACCAGCTCAGAATGACAGGAGATCTGTTTTT GCCACACCCACACCATCGAAGCACATTATGCCAATTTCACATAGCCTGTCAGAGCCACGTCGATCCAAATTCACTGCTGAAAGAAACTTG GAGAACTACGAATTGCTCTCCAGATGTATAAAGGAAAATTTGGGATTCAATGATGATAAGCCACTGGCTGCTTGTGTAATATACAAATGTCTTCTGCACTGGCACGCCTTTGAATCTGAGAGCACAGCCATATTTAACATCATTATCGAGGGAATTAATGAAGCCCTTAAG GGTGGAGATGAGAACAGTGTATTACCATATTGGCTTTCAAACTCTTCAGCACTTCTATGTCTCTTGCAGAGAAATCTGCGGTCGAATAGTTTTCTAAATGCTAGTGCTCAGCGGTCTGGGAGGGCTGCATAT GGAGTAAAGACCCCTTTTAAACTTCATGGACCTGACGATGGTGCTTGGCAAATAGAAGCAAGATATCCTGCAATATTATTTAAGCAGCAGCTGACAGCATGTGTGGAAAAGATCTATGGTCTAATTCGTGATAATTTGAAGAAAGAATTATCACCGCTTCTTGGATTATGCATTCAG GCGCCCAAAGCTTCACGAGGGACCGCTGGAAAGCCATCTAGATCACCAGGTGTTGCGCCGCAGCAATCACCGAGTACGCAATGGGAAAACATACTTAAATTCTTGGATTCTCTTATGTCCCGCCTACGCCAAAATCAT GTACCCTCGTTCTTCATTCGCAAACTTGTGACTCAGGTTTTCTCATTTATCAACTTATCACTTTTCAACAG TCTTCTCCTTCGACGTGAATGTTGCACATTTTCAAATGGAGAATATGTGAAATCTGGGATTGCAGAATTGGAGAAGTGGATAGCCAGTGTCAAGGAAGAG TTTGCAGGAACTTCTTGGCACGAGTTAAATTACATTAGACAAGCTGTTGGATTCTTG GTTATACACCAGAAGCGAAAAAAATCACTGGAAGAAATCAGGCAGGACCTATGCCCG GCATTGACTATAAGGCAAATATATCGAATAAGTACGATGTACTGGGATGATAAATATGGAACTCAGAGTGTCTCAAGTGAG GTGGTTTCTCAAATGAGGGTACTTGTTGACAAGGATAGCCAAAAACTAACATCCAATTCCTTCTTGCTGGATGATGATATGAG CATTCCTTTCTCTGCAGAAGATATAGATAAGGCTATTCCAGTTTTAGACCCATCAGAAATAGAACCACCGAAGTTTGTATCAGAATATACTTGTGCACAGTCCCTTGTGAAGAACGCCTCTGCAGCTACAGCCTCACAGTAG
- the LOC106368752 gene encoding myosin-15 isoform X1, with the protein MDTNLRKGDKVWVEDKDLAWIPGEVLDSSGSKVHVETSTGKKVSVATEKLFRRDPDDEEHNGVDDMTKLTYLHEPGVLSNLQRRYALNDIYTYTGSILIAVNPFKKLPHLYNAYMMEQYKGAPFGELSPHVFAVSEVAYRAMIDDSRSQSILVSGESGAGKTETTKLIMQYLTFVGGRAAVDDRSVEQQVLESNPLLEAFGNAKTVRNDNSSRFGKFVEIQFDANGRISGAAIRTYLLERSRVVRITDPERNYHCFYQLCASGNDADKYKLSNPRQFHYLNQSKTYELEGVSNAEEYKNTRRAMDIVGISHDEQEGIFRTLAAILHLGNVEFSPGKEHDSSVVKDQESRIHLEMAADLFKCDPNLLLASLCTRSILTREGPIIKALDCNAAVTSRDALAKTVYARLFDWLVDKINRSVGQDPNSRFKIGVLDIYGFECFKSNSFEQFCINFANEKLQQHFNEHVFKMEQDEYRKEEINWSYIEFVDNQDVLDLIEKKPIGVIALLDEACMFPRSTHESFSMKLFHNCKTHPRLEKPKFSETDFTLSHYAGKVTYQTETFLDKNRDYAIVEHCNLLSSSKCPFVAGLFPSVPEESTRSSYKFSSVSSRFKQQLQALMETLNETEPHYVRCVKPNSLNRPQKFENPSVLHQLRCGGVLEAVRISLAGYPTRRYYSDFLDRFGLLAPEFIHESSDEQALTEKILRKLGLGNYQLGKTKVFLRAGQIGILDSRRAEVLDASARLIQRRLRTFVTHQNFISGRASAISIQAYCRGCLSRNAYATRRNAAAAVLVQKHARRWLSRCAFVKFVSAALVIQSYIRADSARLKFAHQKQQRAASVIQARWRMHKFRSAFRHRQSSIIAIQCCWRRKLAKREFRKLKQAANETGALRLAKTKLEKRLEDLEWRLQLEKRLRTSGEEAKSGEVSKLQKTLESFSLKLDAAKLATINECNKNAVLQKQLDISIKEKAAVVKELNGMVELEKENTSLKNSMSSLEKKNLALEKELLSAKTDFNNTLLKLKEAEKRCSELQTSVQSLEEKLSRLENENHVLRQNTLSLSPKRIGQRVGEKHFNAIVPAQNDRRSVFATPTPSKHIMPISHSLSEPRRSKFTAERNLENYELLSRCIKENLGFNDDKPLAACVIYKCLLHWHAFESESTAIFNIIIEGINEALKGGDENSVLPYWLSNSSALLCLLQRNLRSNSFLNASAQRSGRAAYGVKTPFKLHGPDDGAWQIEARYPAILFKQQLTACVEKIYGLIRDNLKKELSPLLGLCIQAPKASRGTAGKPSRSPGVAPQQSPSTQWENILKFLDSLMSRLRQNHVPSFFIRKLVTQVFSFINLSLFNSLLLRRECCTFSNGEYVKSGIAELEKWIASVKEEFAGTSWHELNYIRQAVGFLVIHQKRKKSLEEIRQDLCPALTIRQIYRISTMYWDDKYGTQSVSSEVVSQMRVLVDKDSQKLTSNSFLLDDDMSIPFSAEDIDKAIPVLDPSEIEPPKFVSEYTCAQSLVKNASAATASQ; encoded by the exons ATGGATACGAATCTGCGGAAGGGCGATAAGGTCTGGGTTGAGGATAAGGATTTGGCTTGGATTCCCGGCGAGGTGCTCGATTCTTCTGGTAGCAAGGTCCATGTCGAGACTTCTACGGGGAAGAag GTTTCCGTCGCTACGGAGAAGCTCTTTCGGAGGGATCCTGACGATGAGGAGCATAATGGAGTGGATGATATGACCAAGCTGACTTACTTGCACGAGCCTGGTGTGCTTTCCAATTTACAGAGGAGATACGCTTTGAATGATATATAC ACATACACTGGAAGCATTCTGATCGCTGTTAATCCATTTAAGAAGCTTCCACATCTCTACAATGCGTACATGATGGAACAGTACAAGGGAGCACCATTCGGTGAGCTGAGTCCTCATGTTTTTGCAGTTTCTGAAGTTGCATACAG AGCAATGATTGACGACAGTCGAAGTCAGTCTATCCTCGTCAGCGGTGAAAGTGGAGCTGGCAAAACTGAGACAACGAAACTAATCATGCAGTATCTTACATTTGTTGGGGGACGTGCAGCTGTAGATGATAGAAGTGTTGAGCAGCAAGTCCTTGAA TCAAATCCACTCTTGGAAGCATTTGGCAATGCGAAAACAGTTAGAAACGATAATTCCAG CCGTTTTGGCAAGTTTGTCGAAATCCAATTTGACGCAAATGGTCGAATATCTGGTGCTGCAATCAGAACCTACCTTCTGGAGAGATCACGTGTAGTCCGGATAACAGACCCTGAGAGGAACTATCATTGTTTTTATCAGCTGTGCGCTTCCGGGAAT GACGCTGATAAATATAAACTAAGCAATCCACGTCAATTTCATTATCTAAATCAAAGCAAGACATATGAACTGGAGGGAGTAAGCAACGCAGAAGAGTATAAGAATACAAGGAGGGCCATGGATATTGTGGGCATAAGTCACGATGAGCAG GAAGGGATATTCCGCACGCTTGCTGCAATTTTGCATCTTGGAAATGTTGAATTTTCCCCAGGAAAAGAACACGATTCTTCTGTAGTAAAGGATCAGGAATCTAGAATTCATCTGGAGATGGCTGCTGATCTTTTCAA GTGTGATCCAAATCTTTTGTTGGCTTCGCTCTGCACACGTTCAATTCTGACCCGTGAAGGTCCCATAATCAAAGCACTCGACTGTAATGCTGCTGTTACTAGCCGGGATGCACTCGCGAAGACTGTTTACGCCCGTCTGTTTGACTG GTTGGTTGACAAGATTAATAGGTCTGTTGGTCAAGATCCAAACTCACGTTTTAAAATTGGAGTCCTGGACATTTATGGCTTTGAATGCTTTAAGAGTAACAG TTTTGAACAATTTTGCATCAATTTTGCAAATGAAAAGCTTCAGCAACATTTCAATGAG CATGTATTCAAGATGGAGCAGGATGAGTACAGAAAAGAAGAGATTAATTGGAGTTATATCGAATTTGTTGACAACCAGGATGTCTTGGACCTTATAGAGAAG AAACCTATTGGGGTAATTGCACTCTTGGATGAAGCTTG CATGTTTCCTAGATCAACTCATGAGTCATTTTCaatgaagctgttccacaactgtAAAACTCATCCTAGATTGGAGAAGCCAAAATTTTCAGAGACGGACTTTACTCTCTCTCATTATGCTGGCAAG GTTACTTACCAGACTGAAACGTTTTTGGATAAAAACCGTGATTATGCTATAGTGGAGCATTGCAATCTGTTGTCTTCCTCCAAATGCCCCTTTGTTGCTGGACTTTTTCCGTCAGTGCCAGAGGAGTCTACCAGGTCTTCTTACAAATTTTCTTCTGTGTCTTCCAGATTTAAG CAACAACTTCAAGCTCTCATGGAAACTCTCAACGAAACGGAGCCTCACTATGTTCGTTGTGTGAAGCCAAATTCACTCAACAGACCTCAGAAGTTTGAGAATCCTAGTGTTTTACATCAACTTCGTTGTGGG GGTGTACTGGAAGCTGTTCGGATTAGTCTTGCAGGGTATCCCACACGAAGGTATTATTCAGACTTCTTGGATCGGTTTGGTCTGCTAGCTCCAGAGTTCATACATGAGAG CAGTGATGAGCAGGCACTGACCGAGAAAATCTTGAGGAAATTAGGTCTTGGGAATTATCAG CTTGGAAAGACAAAAGTGTTCCTTAGAGCTGGTCAAATTGGCATTTTGGACTCTAGGCGGGCTGAAGTTCTTGATGCTTCTGCAAGACTCATTCAGCGAAGATTGAGAACATTTGTCACGCATCAGAACTTCATCTCCGGGCGGGCCTCTGCAATTTCTATTCAAGCGTACTGTAGAG GATGCCTGTCTCGAAATGCTTACGCGACTAGAAGGAATGCAGCGGCAGCAGTTTTGGTACAAAAGCATGCGCGCAGGTGGCTGTCAAGATGTGCATTTGTGAAATTTGTATCGGCGGCCTTAGTAATACAGTCTTACATCCGTGCTGACTCGGCTCGTTTGAAGTTTGCACATCAGAAACAACAGAGAGCTGCTTCTGTCATTCAG GCTCGTTGGAGAATGCATAAGTTTCGGTCAGCATTCAGGCATCGTCAATCTTCTATTATTGCCATTCAGTGTTGTTGGCGGCGGAAGCTTGCAAAGAGAGAGTTTAGAAAACTTAAACAG GCCGCTAATGAAACAGGTGCTTTGCGATTAGCTAAAACTAAACTTGAGAAGCGGTTAGAAGATCTTGAATGGCGGTTGCAGCTTGAGAAACGATTGCGA ACAAGTGGTGAGGAGGCCAAGTCAGGTGAAGTATCCAAGCTTCAAAAAACATTGGAATCTTTCAGCCTCAAGCTAGATGCAGCTAAGCTGGCTACCATTAATGAATGCAATAAGAATGCAGTACTTCAAAAGCAACTAGACATATCCATAAAGGAGAAGGCTGCTGTTGTAAAAGAACTTAATGGAATGGTTGAACTGGAAAAAGAGAACACTTCGCTGAAG AATTCGATGAGTTCCTTGGAAAAGAAGAATCTGGCTCTGGAGAAGGAGCTTCTGAGTGCTAAAACCGATTTCAACAACACACTACTGAAGTTGAAAGAAGCTGAAAAAAGATGTTCTGAACTCCAGACGAGTGTTCAAAG TCTCGAGGAGAAACTCTCTCGCTTGGAGAACGAGAACCATGTCTTGAGGCAGAACACGTTAAGTTTATCCCCAAAGAGAATAGGACAGAGAGTTGGTGAG AAGCACTTTAATGCTATTGTACCAGCTCAGAATGACAGGAGATCTGTTTTT GCCACACCCACACCATCGAAGCACATTATGCCAATTTCACATAGCCTGTCAGAGCCACGTCGATCCAAATTCACTGCTGAAAGAAACTTG GAGAACTACGAATTGCTCTCCAGATGTATAAAGGAAAATTTGGGATTCAATGATGATAAGCCACTGGCTGCTTGTGTAATATACAAATGTCTTCTGCACTGGCACGCCTTTGAATCTGAGAGCACAGCCATATTTAACATCATTATCGAGGGAATTAATGAAGCCCTTAAG GGTGGAGATGAGAACAGTGTATTACCATATTGGCTTTCAAACTCTTCAGCACTTCTATGTCTCTTGCAGAGAAATCTGCGGTCGAATAGTTTTCTAAATGCTAGTGCTCAGCGGTCTGGGAGGGCTGCATAT GGAGTAAAGACCCCTTTTAAACTTCATGGACCTGACGATGGTGCTTGGCAAATAGAAGCAAGATATCCTGCAATATTATTTAAGCAGCAGCTGACAGCATGTGTGGAAAAGATCTATGGTCTAATTCGTGATAATTTGAAGAAAGAATTATCACCGCTTCTTGGATTATGCATTCAG GCGCCCAAAGCTTCACGAGGGACCGCTGGAAAGCCATCTAGATCACCAGGTGTTGCGCCGCAGCAATCACCGAGTACGCAATGGGAAAACATACTTAAATTCTTGGATTCTCTTATGTCCCGCCTACGCCAAAATCAT GTACCCTCGTTCTTCATTCGCAAACTTGTGACTCAGGTTTTCTCATTTATCAACTTATCACTTTTCAACAG TCTTCTCCTTCGACGTGAATGTTGCACATTTTCAAATGGAGAATATGTGAAATCTGGGATTGCAGAATTGGAGAAGTGGATAGCCAGTGTCAAGGAAGAG TTTGCAGGAACTTCTTGGCACGAGTTAAATTACATTAGACAAGCTGTTGGATTCTTG GTTATACACCAGAAGCGAAAAAAATCACTGGAAGAAATCAGGCAGGACCTATGCCCG GCATTGACTATAAGGCAAATATATCGAATAAGTACGATGTACTGGGATGATAAATATGGAACTCAGAGTGTCTCAAGTGAG GTGGTTTCTCAAATGAGGGTACTTGTTGACAAGGATAGCCAAAAACTAACATCCAATTCCTTCTTGCTGGATGATGATATGAG CATTCCTTTCTCTGCAGAAGATATAGATAAGGCTATTCCAGTTTTAGACCCATCAGAAATAGAACCACCGAAGTTTGTATCAGAATATACTTGTGCACAGTCCCTTGTGAAGAACGCCTCTGCAGCTACAGCCTCACAGTAG
- the LOC106368753 gene encoding uncharacterized protein LOC106368753 isoform X2 translates to MSLSSYLSPTRLLEGYLRRCLTAAGLTSQTLSIDSETTIHFWGPSSLDPSIDDKPVMLLLHGFGPSAMWQWRRQIQAFSPSAFRVYCPDLVFFGDSTTSSTNRSEVFQAECMAKLMEKLGIEKKFNVVGTSYGGFVAYHMAKMWPEKVEKVVIASSGINMRKCDSESLLQRSNCECIEKVMLPSTASELRTLMGLASSWRMLRMFPDALWNDFISGREIKHRSSFSGGSNSMGRQRSNISCEDGLRTKRDSWR, encoded by the exons ATGTCGTTGTCGTCTTACCTAAGCCCAACGCGCCTTCTTGAAGGCTACCTCCGCCGCTGCCTCACGGCGGCAGGACTCACGTCGCAGACTCTTTCCATAGATTCTGAAACAACTATCCACTTCTGGGGTCCATCATCTCTAGACCCTAGCATCGATGACAAACCGGTGATGCTTCTCCTCCATGGTTTCGGCCCATCTGCCATGTGGCAGTGGCGGCGACAGATTCAAGCCTTCTCACCGTCTGCGTTCCGGGTATATTGTCCTGATCTTGTTTTCTTTGGTGACTCTACCACTTCCTCCACCAATCGCTCCGAGGTGTTCCAG gCGGAGTGTATGGCAAAGCTAATGGAGAAACTAGGAATAGAGAAGAAGTTTAATGTGGTTGGAACAAGCTATGGCGGATTTGTGGCGTACCATATGGCAAAAATGTGGCCAGAAAAAGTGGAGAAAGTAGTGATTGCAAGCTCCGGCATCAACATGAGAAAGTGTGACAGTGAAAGTTTATTGCAAAGGTCGAACTGTGAGTGCATTGAGAAAGTTATGTTACCATCTACTGCGTCCGAGCTTCGGACACTTATGGGTTTGGCATCTTCTTGGAGGATGCTTCGTATGTTTCCTGATGCTCTCTGGAACGACTTTATCAGT GGACGAGAGATTAAACATCGATCCTCTTTCTCAG GAGGTTCTAATAGTATGGGGAGACAAAGATCAAATATTTCCTGTGAAGATGGCCTACGAACTAAAAGA GATTCTTGGAGATAA
- the LOC106368753 gene encoding 2-hydroxymuconate semialdehyde hydrolase-like isoform X1, translating into MSLSSYLSPTRLLEGYLRRCLTAAGLTSQTLSIDSETTIHFWGPSSLDPSIDDKPVMLLLHGFGPSAMWQWRRQIQAFSPSAFRVYCPDLVFFGDSTTSSTNRSEVFQAECMAKLMEKLGIEKKFNVVGTSYGGFVAYHMAKMWPEKVEKVVIASSGINMRKCDSESLLQRSNCECIEKVMLPSTASELRTLMGLASSWRMLRMFPDALWNDFISNLYQKNRKEKIELLKGVTLGRDERLNIDPLSQEVLIVWGDKDQIFPVKMAYELKEILGDKTELEIIEDTSHIPQIECAQEFNKIVLRFLKGSQ; encoded by the exons ATGTCGTTGTCGTCTTACCTAAGCCCAACGCGCCTTCTTGAAGGCTACCTCCGCCGCTGCCTCACGGCGGCAGGACTCACGTCGCAGACTCTTTCCATAGATTCTGAAACAACTATCCACTTCTGGGGTCCATCATCTCTAGACCCTAGCATCGATGACAAACCGGTGATGCTTCTCCTCCATGGTTTCGGCCCATCTGCCATGTGGCAGTGGCGGCGACAGATTCAAGCCTTCTCACCGTCTGCGTTCCGGGTATATTGTCCTGATCTTGTTTTCTTTGGTGACTCTACCACTTCCTCCACCAATCGCTCCGAGGTGTTCCAG gCGGAGTGTATGGCAAAGCTAATGGAGAAACTAGGAATAGAGAAGAAGTTTAATGTGGTTGGAACAAGCTATGGCGGATTTGTGGCGTACCATATGGCAAAAATGTGGCCAGAAAAAGTGGAGAAAGTAGTGATTGCAAGCTCCGGCATCAACATGAGAAAGTGTGACAGTGAAAGTTTATTGCAAAGGTCGAACTGTGAGTGCATTGAGAAAGTTATGTTACCATCTACTGCGTCCGAGCTTCGGACACTTATGGGTTTGGCATCTTCTTGGAGGATGCTTCGTATGTTTCCTGATGCTCTCTGGAACGACTTTATCAGT AATTTATATCAAAAGAATAGAAAAGAGAAAATAGAATTATTGAAGGGTGTGACTCTTGGCAGGGACGAGAGATTAAACATCGATCCTCTTTCTCAG GAGGTTCTAATAGTATGGGGAGACAAAGATCAAATATTTCCTGTGAAGATGGCCTACGAACTAAAAGA GATTCTTGGAGATAAGACGGAACTGGAAATCATTGAGGACACATCACATATTCCCCAAATCGAATGTGCTCAAGAGTTCAACAAAATCgttttaagatttttgaaaGGATCTCAGTAA